In Lotus japonicus ecotype B-129 chromosome 5, LjGifu_v1.2, one genomic interval encodes:
- the LOC130718458 gene encoding serine/threonine-protein kinase-like protein CCR1, translated as MQTLQFHSLSHFLYILVLFLILSSRGAEAFGAMGPIAASFGEDQVFCAIDASGKQDVICFGKNMTSPSSLPSPSSYVSSIPAMSALSGGEGFLCGILANTSQAFCWGASSTRPSVDLVLVPPAYRSVAYSHIAAGESHVCAVSGSYYAADHVSGRVDCWEIAKNGNNTLVARMNGSFLDQSVANLVVNRVVSGEGFTCGEVSTGGLVCWGPNSANLGVSNVTESFTALAAGRNAVCGAFNSTGELKCWGDPGSFSETPPDDVRFVSLSAGGYHFCGVREDNHGVECWGSLINSSAVPKGNGFMAIASSEKTTCGVREDDLLLDCWVVNASSPDFDPPLELSSPGLCRESACGNAEFAFNVSVLNEQDLTSLCAKQDLRICSPCGYNCSKGFFLSSPCTRNADRVCTACSLCQNSSCREVCGGHSSAVWWHWPHIRRYVIIIGSSVLCFLLILTCGCFLTKRKQEKGKTKKQSKSCIGKPEKDDDDDDVNVGLHSSTSVASCPGAPQVFRLSELKDATNGFKEFNEVGRGKYGFVYKAALADGRVVAVKRANAATIIHTNNRDFETELEILCKVRHCNVVNLLGYCAEMGERLLVYEFMPHGTLYDHLHGGLSALNWNLRLKIVTQVAKGLEYLHKEISPPIVHKDLKSSNILLDSEWGARISDFGLIASSDKDLNQDLKSDVYNFGIVLLEILSGRKAYESDITPPNVVDWAVPLIKQGKEATIIDRYIALPRNFEPLLKLADIAELAVRENPSERPPISEIASWLEQILKDGLIL; from the coding sequence ATGCAAACTCTTCAGTTTCATagcctctctcactttctctataTCCTTGTCCTGTTTCTCATTTTAAGCTCCCGTGGCGCCGAAGCGTTCGGCGCCATGGGACCCATAGCCGCGTCGTTCGGAGAAGACCAGGTCTTCTGCGCGATCGACGCGAGCGGGAAACAGGACGTGATCTGCTTTGGGAAGAACATGACTTCCCCGTCGTCTCTTCCTTCGCCGTCGTCCTACGTCAGCAGTATCCCCGCCATGTCAGCGCTCTCCGGCGGGGAGGGGTTTCTCTGCGGCATCTTAGCGAACACCTCGCAGGCGTTCTGCTGGGGCGCGTCGTCAACGAGGCCGAGTGTGGATCTCGTCCTCGTGCCGCCGGCGTACCGGAGTGTAGCTTACTCCCATATCGCCGCCGGGGAGAGTCACGTCTGCGCCGTCAGCGGATCATACTACGCCGCTGATCACGTTTCCGGGAGGGTTGATTGCTGGGAAATCGCGAAGAATGGTAACAACACCTTGGTGGCGAGGATGAATGGATCGTTTTTGGATCAATCCGTGGCGAATCTGGTTGTGAACCGGGTTGTCTCCGGCGAGGGGTTCACCTGCGGTGAGGTGAGCACCGGCGGGCTGGTTTGCTGGGGTCCCAATTCGGCGAACTTGGGCGTTTCCAACGTGACGGAGAGTTTCACCGCTTTGGCGGCGGGGAGGAACGCCGTTTGCGGCGCTTTCAACTCCACCGGCGAGTTGAAGTGCTGGGGTGATCCGGGTTCGTTTTCGGAAACTCCACCTGATGATGTTCGGTTCGTGTCTCTATCTGCAGGTGGATACCATTTCTGTGGAGTTAGAGAAGATAACCATGGTGTGGAATGTTGGGGTAGTTTGATCAATTCCTCTGCAGTTCCCAAAGGTAATGGGTTTATGGCTATTGCTTCTTCTGAGAAAACTACTTGTGGTGTTAGGGAAGATGATCTTCTTCTCGATTGTTGGGTTGTCAACGCTTCAAGCCCCGATTTCGATCCCCCTTTGGAGCTTTCGAGCCCCGGTTTATGCAGGGAAAGTGCTTGTGGAAATGCTGAGTTTGCTTTCAATGTGAGTGTGCTCAATGAGCAAGATTTGACTAGCTTGTGTGCTAAACAGGATTTGAGGATTTGTTCGCCTTGTGGGTACAACTGTTCAAAAGGTTTCTTCTTGTCTAGTCCTTGTACTCGGAACGCGGATCGTGTTTGCACTGCTTGTTCTCTTTGCCAGAATAGCTCTTGTAGGGAAGTTTGTGGAGGCCATTCTTCTGCTGTGTGGTGGCATTGGCCTCATATCCGTAGATATGTGATCATAATTGGGTCTTCAGTGTTGTGTTTCTTGCTGATTTTGACTTGTGGGTGTTTTCTCACCAAAAGAAAGCAAGAAAAGgggaaaacaaagaaacaaTCCAAGTCTTGCATAGGGAAACCTGagaaggatgatgatgatgatgatgtgaaTGTTGGTCTTCACTCTTCTACTTCTGTTGCTTCGTGTCCCGGGGCGCCTCAGGTTTTCAGGCTTTCTGAGCTGAAAGATGCTACCAATGGGTTCAAGGAGTTTAACGAGGTTGGGAGAGGAAAATATGGTTTTGTTTACAAAGCTGCTTTGGCTGATGGGAGAGTGGTTGCTGTTAAGAGAGCAAATGCTGCAACAATAATCCACACCAACAATCGGGACTTCGAAACGGAATTGGAAATTCTGTGCAAGGTTCGCCACTGCAATGTTGTTAACTTGTTGGGTTATTGTGCTGAGATGGGAGAAAGGTTGCTTGTTTATGAGTTCATGCCTCATGGGACACTCTATGATCACCTCCATGGTGGCCTCTCTGCTCTCAATTGGAACCTCAGGCTGAAGATTGTGACGCAGGTCGCGAAGGGTCTTGAGTACCTTCACAAGGAAATATCACCTCCAATTGTTCATAAGGATCTCAAGAGTTCAAACATTCTCTTGGACTCAGAGTGGGGGGCTAGAATTTCAGACTTTGGACTCATTGCTTCAAGTGACAAGGATCTTAACCAGGACCTGAAAAGCGATGTTTACAACTTTGGGATTGTGTTGCTAGAGATTCTAAGTGGAAGGAAGGCTTATGAGAGTGACATTACACCACCCAATGTGGTTGATTGGGCAGTGCCTTTGATCAAACAGGGTAAAGAAGCTACTATAATTGATCGCTATATTGCTCTTCCAAGGAATTTTGAACCTTTGCTTAAGCTTGCTGATATAGCAGAGCTTGCTGTGAGAGAGAATCCAAGTGAGAGGCCACCCATTTCAGAAATAGCATCTTGGTTGGAGCAAATTCTGAAGGATGGATTGATCTTATAG